The Elaeis guineensis isolate ETL-2024a chromosome 13, EG11, whole genome shotgun sequence genome includes a region encoding these proteins:
- the LOC105056520 gene encoding uncharacterized protein, with the protein MSVLPPPSAAKFRRSPPSATSSSVAPAASTTGAPSASASHISIPLINVSSRSIQRRFAMAAAGKGPIEPHLPFSSLSLDASASTDSASLTASVASPPSISLTRWNLDRRHIFVLNCTACVAAISASWLFFSAIPALLAFKRAAESVEKLLDVTAEELPDTMAAVRLSGMEISDLTMELSDLGQEIAQGVRSSTRAIRIAEDRLRRLTTMVPMVRVQGKTAQKDETEEPVVARAARNLREGITKGRAISGVIFSVMQISWRAFNFLAALGRRRTV; encoded by the exons ATGTCTGTCCTTCCTCCTCCCTCCGCCGCCAAATTTCGCCGCTCTCCTCCCTCCGCCACCTCCTCCTCCGTCGCCCCCGCTGCCTCCACTACCGGCGCCCCCTCTGCCTCCGCTTCTCATATCTCGATCCCTCTAATTAATGTTAGCTCGCGTAGCATTCAAAGAAGATTCGCCATGGCGGCGGCCGGGAAAGGCCCCATCGAACCCCATCtccccttctcctctctctccctcgacGCCTCCGCCTCCACCGATTCCGCTTCCCTCACCGCCTCTGTCGCGTCGCCGCCCTCCATTTCGCTCACTCGGTGGAATCTCGACCGCCGGCACATCTTTGTGCTGAACTGCACTGCTTGCGTG GCTGCAATTTCGGCGTCATGGCTGTTCTTTTCTGCGATCCCAGCCCTTTTG GCTTTCAAGAGGGCTGCGGAGTCAGTCGAGAAGCTGTTGGACGTCACGGCAGAAGAGCTCCCGGATACCATGGCTGCTGTTAGACTCTCAGGCATGGAGATCAGTGATTTAACCATGGAGCTCAGTGACCTGGG GCAGGAGATAGCGCAGGGCGTCAGAAGCTCTACCCGAGCGATTCGGATAGCTGAAGATAGATTGCGGCGTCTCACTACTATGGTTCCAATGG TGCGGGTGCAGGGCAAGACCGCCCAGAAGGATGAGACTGAGGAACCAGTGGTAGCTAGAGCAGCAAGGAACCTGCGGGAGGGGATTACAAAAGGGCGTGCAATTTCTGGGGTAATTTTTAGTGTCATGCAAATATCTTGGAGGGCTTTCAACTTTTTGGCTGCACTTGGACGAAGGCGAACTGTCTGA